The following coding sequences are from one Microaerobacter geothermalis window:
- a CDS encoding YheC/YheD family endospore coat-associated protein, with protein sequence MNFIKVSIQIEDDRYFKKNISMIINQDLANHIALPIGTPVKIQFGNRKEVGIIETFKGNNQVLLIRSSLGKKLLLPNHIQLHGRYINEKESTFFLGPLIGVLVSNVYQSDDRFGNLTPFCTEICQAARIRGSFAIIFPLKEILWEQNQVIGWTRTALGWKSDTYPIPNVIYNRLSSRSQENNDSFHQFLHRLKGMDISFFNEHFLNKWQVYEAFSPHPSLTSMIPVTKKYQGGQTLQHMLKHYPSIFVKPIHGSMGRGIYRISKNNKGFLCQYSTLNGPVNRQYSSINQMAYSLSSRLGKKPYLVQQGLTLIMQSGSPIDFRALVQKNRNGKWSITSIVGRTGSNNHIVSNIASGGTLSSPQQALTQSSLPPPFRPTINTMKKIALEFANAVEKYIPGHYGELGIDLAVDHMGKIWLLEINSKPSKNEETLLKERPDPRPSVFKIIEYGLYLTGFIPRKIYAKRKRDSKRR encoded by the coding sequence ATGAATTTTATAAAAGTTTCCATACAAATTGAAGATGATCGATATTTCAAGAAAAACATCTCCATGATCATAAACCAGGATCTGGCCAATCATATTGCTCTTCCCATCGGTACACCTGTTAAAATTCAATTTGGCAATCGAAAAGAAGTAGGAATCATTGAAACCTTCAAAGGAAACAATCAAGTTCTTCTGATTCGTTCTTCTTTAGGAAAAAAGCTTTTATTACCGAATCACATTCAGCTCCACGGAAGGTACATCAATGAAAAAGAATCCACCTTTTTCCTTGGTCCGTTGATTGGAGTCCTCGTCTCTAATGTATATCAAAGTGACGACCGGTTTGGAAATCTAACGCCCTTTTGTACTGAGATATGTCAGGCAGCAAGGATAAGGGGATCTTTCGCTATCATTTTTCCCCTAAAGGAAATTTTATGGGAACAAAACCAGGTAATTGGGTGGACCCGTACTGCCCTCGGATGGAAATCGGATACTTATCCCATCCCTAATGTCATTTACAATCGGTTATCCAGCCGCTCCCAGGAAAACAATGATTCGTTTCATCAGTTTTTGCATCGCCTAAAAGGAATGGATATTTCATTCTTTAATGAGCATTTTTTAAACAAATGGCAGGTGTATGAAGCATTTAGCCCCCATCCATCCCTCACATCCATGATACCCGTCACAAAAAAATACCAGGGGGGCCAAACCTTGCAACATATGCTCAAACATTATCCATCCATTTTCGTAAAACCCATTCATGGAAGCATGGGGAGAGGAATTTATCGAATTTCAAAAAATAATAAGGGATTTTTATGTCAATATTCTACCCTAAACGGTCCGGTTAATCGCCAATATTCTTCCATCAACCAGATGGCTTATTCACTATCGTCCAGGTTGGGAAAAAAACCTTATTTAGTCCAACAGGGATTAACATTGATTATGCAAAGTGGAAGTCCCATAGATTTTAGGGCCCTTGTTCAAAAAAACCGAAATGGAAAGTGGTCCATCACCTCTATTGTGGGACGAACCGGAAGCAACAACCACATTGTATCAAATATCGCTTCAGGGGGAACCTTAAGTTCCCCTCAGCAGGCCCTGACACAATCTTCTCTTCCTCCTCCATTCAGACCAACCATCAACACAATGAAAAAAATCGCTCTGGAATTTGCCAATGCAGTCGAGAAATATATTCCAGGACACTATGGGGAATTGGGTATTGATTTAGCCGTTGATCACATGGGAAAAATCTGGCTTTTGGAAATCAACTCAAAACCATCAAAAAATGAAGAAACCCTGCTAAAAGAACGACCGGATCCCCGACCATCGGTATTTAAAATCATTGAATACGGACTATATTTGACAGGGTTTATCCCAAGAAAAATTTATGCCAAAAGAAAAAGAGACAGTAAACGCAGGTGA
- a CDS encoding YheC/YheD family endospore coat-associated protein translates to MNPFYLGIMVCRVLTINQPTFGEKTFFKNLFLEGKKLGVPMYIFSPLDIDWPKEMVKGYYLSETGWKEKVFPLPRVVYDRCFYPNQQVFKMYQPYVKRVKSHPSIKFLGFGLMGKWEVYEILKTSQELSSWLPPSALYTNEKEMLKWLNQYQSIILKPISGSHGRGIIRLTTHTNNQYSLIGRTEKNEFFHCVMSDWRKTVQWINRFVNKRKYLVQPYLNLTNKDGNPFDVRILAQKNHKGEWTLTGMAVRCGQKGHLTSNLHGGGKAEEIEDFLNRNFPENIVKKILWSIQRMVELLPPYLESHHGRLIELGIDIGIEPNGQIWLLEVNSKPGRRVFQEIGNKEMQASSIRNPVKYARYLLERV, encoded by the coding sequence TTGAATCCTTTCTATTTGGGAATTATGGTTTGTCGCGTCTTAACCATAAATCAGCCTACCTTCGGCGAGAAGACATTCTTTAAAAATTTGTTCCTGGAAGGTAAAAAACTGGGAGTGCCCATGTATATCTTTTCCCCCCTTGATATTGATTGGCCAAAGGAGATGGTGAAGGGCTATTATTTGTCAGAAACAGGATGGAAAGAGAAGGTTTTTCCGCTTCCCAGAGTAGTCTATGACCGATGTTTTTATCCTAATCAACAAGTGTTTAAAATGTATCAGCCCTATGTGAAACGAGTAAAAAGCCATCCATCCATTAAATTTTTGGGATTTGGATTAATGGGAAAGTGGGAAGTTTACGAAATTTTAAAAACTTCACAGGAACTTTCTTCTTGGCTACCTCCTTCTGCTTTATACACCAATGAAAAAGAAATGCTGAAATGGCTTAATCAATATCAATCAATCATTCTTAAGCCGATTAGCGGAAGCCATGGACGTGGAATCATCCGATTGACAACCCATACCAACAACCAATATTCGCTGATTGGAAGGACGGAAAAAAATGAGTTCTTTCACTGCGTAATGTCCGATTGGAGAAAAACAGTGCAATGGATCAACCGATTTGTAAATAAGAGAAAATATCTTGTACAGCCTTATTTAAACCTGACAAACAAAGATGGAAATCCATTTGATGTTCGTATCCTTGCTCAAAAGAATCATAAAGGAGAGTGGACATTGACAGGCATGGCCGTCCGATGCGGACAGAAAGGACACCTTACATCCAACCTCCATGGAGGGGGAAAAGCGGAAGAAATCGAAGACTTTTTAAACCGAAATTTTCCGGAAAATATCGTTAAAAAAATTCTATGGAGTATCCAACGAATGGTTGAACTTCTCCCCCCCTATTTGGAATCCCATCATGGAAGACTGATTGAATTGGGAATTGACATTGGAATAGAGCCAAATGGGCAGATCTGGTTACTGGAAGTCAACTCCAAACCCGGTCGACGGGTCTTTCAAGAAATAGGAAATAAAGAGATGCAGGCCAGTTCCATTCGAAATCCGGTAAAATACGCCCGTTATTTGTTGGAACGTGTATAG